From a single Candidatus Sulfotelmatobacter sp. genomic region:
- a CDS encoding molybdenum cofactor guanylyltransferase, giving the protein MDSDSSSDVAAFILAGGKSTRMGTDKAFVPLDGRTLLTRSLELAQSVTSNVRIVGDPAKFAAFAPVVDDIFPGCGPLGGIHAALRASSAELNLMLAVDVPFLSAALLEYLIGRARNSPSAIVTVAQTERGWQPLCAVYRREFADAAEQALHAGRYKIDALFDDSRTQVVSEDELIAAGFTPTMFRNLNTAADVEEAGGEFAMHPSGENAEILRGKQRRSG; this is encoded by the coding sequence ATGGACAGCGATTCCTCCTCGGATGTGGCCGCATTCATCCTTGCCGGAGGCAAAAGCACGCGCATGGGTACCGATAAGGCATTCGTTCCGCTCGACGGACGCACGCTGCTGACGCGGTCGCTGGAGTTGGCGCAGTCCGTCACTTCGAATGTGCGCATCGTGGGCGATCCCGCGAAGTTTGCGGCTTTCGCGCCGGTTGTCGATGACATTTTTCCTGGATGCGGGCCGCTGGGAGGAATTCACGCGGCGCTGCGGGCGTCGTCGGCGGAACTGAATTTGATGCTCGCCGTGGATGTGCCGTTTTTGTCGGCGGCGCTGTTAGAGTATTTGATCGGGCGGGCGCGGAATTCGCCGTCGGCGATTGTGACCGTTGCGCAGACAGAGCGGGGCTGGCAGCCCTTGTGCGCGGTTTATCGCCGAGAGTTTGCAGATGCGGCGGAGCAAGCTCTGCATGCAGGTCGCTATAAGATAGACGCATTGTTTGACGATTCGCGAACCCAGGTGGTTAGCGAAGACGAGTTGATAGCAGCAGGCTTTACGCCGACGATGTTTCGTAACTTGAATACGGCGGCGGATGTGGAGGAGGCTGGTGGAGAATTTGCCATGCATCCGTCAGGGGAAAATGCAGAGATCCTTCGCGGCAAACAACGCCGCTCAGGATGA
- a CDS encoding ATP-binding cassette domain-containing protein, with protein MPEDPQPAPYIEFREVSKAFGDNVVLDHVSFDVLPAETVCILGRSGVGKSVSLHHIMGFLKPDSGRVIVAGEDITDYNEDQLELIRKKVTMVFQNGALFDSLSVGENVAFPLREHQELSEEQIYQIVDGLLQMVGVQEMRDLLPSDLSTGMKRSVAIARALAARPECVLYDEPTTMVDPLMAQLLGDLIKRLKIQLNLTSIVVTHDMRLAKKLAERVVFLHEGRAIFFGPYAEMEKSPHLIIQEFLELDEMKLEA; from the coding sequence ATGCCCGAAGATCCCCAACCCGCGCCGTACATCGAATTCCGCGAGGTCTCCAAGGCCTTTGGGGACAATGTTGTGCTCGATCATGTCAGCTTCGACGTTCTCCCGGCGGAGACCGTGTGCATCCTGGGTCGCAGCGGTGTGGGGAAATCGGTGTCGCTGCATCACATCATGGGATTTCTTAAGCCGGACTCGGGACGCGTCATCGTTGCCGGCGAGGACATCACCGATTACAACGAGGATCAGCTTGAACTCATCCGCAAGAAAGTCACGATGGTGTTTCAGAATGGCGCGCTGTTCGACTCCCTGTCGGTGGGTGAGAATGTTGCGTTTCCGCTGCGCGAACACCAGGAACTGAGCGAAGAGCAGATTTATCAGATCGTCGATGGCCTGCTGCAAATGGTGGGCGTGCAGGAGATGCGCGACTTACTGCCCTCCGATCTTTCCACGGGCATGAAGCGCTCGGTGGCGATCGCGCGGGCGCTGGCGGCGCGGCCGGAATGCGTGCTCTATGATGAGCCGACCACGATGGTCGATCCCCTCATGGCGCAGTTGCTCGGCGACCTCATCAAGCGACTCAAAATTCAGCTGAACCTGACCAGCATCGTCGTGACCCATGATATGCGGCTTGCCAAGAAACTGGCCGAACGCGTTGTGTTTCTTCATGAGGGGCGCGCGATTTTCTTCGGACCGTACGCCGAGATGGAGAAATCGCCGCATCTCATCATTCAGGAATTTCTGGAACTCGACGAAATGAAACTGGAAGCGTGA
- a CDS encoding riboflavin synthase: MFTGIVEEVGYITRIEQRGENRRITVAAKNIPKELKSGDSVAVSGVCLTALDIKEGTFCADLAPETWVRTSFSRIHEGALVNLELPMKAGGRFGGHIVQGHIDGVGKLIALDRIAESDNWWLQIELPDEIEKYTAYKGSISIEGISLTVAKLERNRCTIAIIPHTVEMTNLHSLKPGDPVNLEADLIAKYVDKMMRSEARESSLTIEDLVQQGF, translated from the coding sequence ATGTTTACCGGCATCGTCGAAGAAGTTGGGTACATCACCCGCATCGAGCAGCGGGGCGAAAACCGCCGCATCACCGTAGCCGCCAAGAATATACCGAAAGAACTGAAGAGTGGCGACAGCGTAGCCGTCAGCGGAGTCTGCCTGACCGCACTCGACATCAAGGAAGGAACCTTCTGCGCCGACCTCGCGCCCGAAACCTGGGTGCGCACATCGTTCTCCCGCATCCACGAAGGCGCGCTGGTGAATCTCGAACTGCCCATGAAAGCCGGCGGCCGTTTCGGAGGCCACATCGTGCAGGGCCACATAGACGGAGTCGGCAAGCTCATCGCTCTCGATCGCATCGCCGAATCGGACAACTGGTGGCTGCAGATCGAACTGCCCGATGAGATCGAGAAATATACCGCCTACAAAGGCTCGATTTCGATCGAAGGCATCAGCTTGACGGTCGCGAAGTTAGAAAGAAATCGCTGCACCATCGCCATCATTCCGCACACCGTCGAGATGACGAATCTGCATTCGCTGAAACCCGGCGACCCCGTGAATCTCGAAGCCGACCTGATCGCAAAATACGTCGACAAGATGATGCGAAGCGAAGCGCGAGAGAGTTCGCTGACGATCGAAGACTTAGTGCAGCAAGGCTTCTAA
- a CDS encoding PilZ domain-containing protein, with translation MAQKFMDVLMLGRCSHEFSWPRRGNDGDYYQVCLLCAAEYKYDWTTMRRTERVEHAKPETGPRRSHAREKRPSWVPRARRLKLDIPLRYRVNKTSTWFEGIIENISQSGVLFNGPQQLPVNALIEMVFEMPEEISGQKNSNVVCQGRVMRAKDASTAEPAAEQENSGLAASIVDYKFIH, from the coding sequence ATGGCTCAAAAATTCATGGATGTGCTTATGCTTGGGCGCTGCTCGCACGAATTTTCATGGCCGCGCCGTGGCAACGATGGCGACTACTACCAGGTCTGCCTGCTCTGCGCCGCGGAATACAAGTATGACTGGACCACCATGCGCCGCACCGAGCGCGTGGAGCACGCCAAGCCTGAAACCGGCCCACGGCGCAGCCATGCGCGCGAGAAAAGGCCGTCGTGGGTGCCGCGGGCACGTCGCTTGAAACTCGACATTCCGCTGCGCTATCGCGTCAACAAGACCAGCACCTGGTTCGAAGGAATCATCGAAAACATCAGTCAGAGCGGTGTGCTCTTCAACGGCCCGCAGCAGCTTCCCGTGAACGCGCTCATCGAGATGGTCTTTGAAATGCCGGAAGAAATTTCCGGACAGAAGAACAGCAACGTCGTCTGCCAGGGCCGCGTGATGCGCGCCAAAGATGCATCAACCGCTGAGCCAGCAGCAGAGCAGGAAAATAGCGGGCTGGCCGCATCGATTGTCGACTATAAGTTCATCCATTAG
- the ribD gene encoding bifunctional diaminohydroxyphosphoribosylaminopyrimidine deaminase/5-amino-6-(5-phosphoribosylamino)uracil reductase RibD — protein sequence MPARPADDRHLKQALELARQGIGLASPNPYVGALIADANGNVAGTGIYTYAGVKHAEILALEAAGAKARGGTLYINLEPHAHQGRTPPCTDALIAAGIHRVVASMPDPNPKVSGLGFEKLRTAGVQVEVGALEEEARRLNEAFARYIRHGTPLVTLKAAMTLDGKIAPPPAEELNRAEGVPPGGWVTSEVARAHVQELRHENDALMVGAGTILSDNPLLTDRSGRPRRRSLLRVILDSRLRLPLDSRIVRNAAAERKDDVLVFCSSADPQKKVELEQLGIRVETVPAASPDGRPDLTAILRRLGQLEMNSVMIEGGAIVNWTALAANAVDKVFLYYAPRILAGTGSIPFASGAGFHHMSQAAQVKNVHLHRFGEDFAVEGYLRDPYGE from the coding sequence ATGCCCGCACGCCCAGCCGACGATCGCCATCTTAAGCAAGCGCTCGAACTCGCCCGCCAAGGCATCGGCCTTGCCTCGCCGAATCCCTATGTAGGAGCGCTGATTGCCGACGCCAATGGCAACGTAGCCGGCACCGGAATTTATACATACGCAGGCGTAAAGCACGCCGAAATCCTCGCCCTGGAAGCGGCCGGCGCGAAAGCCCGCGGCGGAACGCTCTACATCAACCTCGAACCGCATGCGCATCAAGGCCGCACCCCACCATGTACCGACGCGCTGATCGCGGCAGGAATTCACCGCGTAGTCGCGTCCATGCCCGATCCCAATCCAAAAGTAAGCGGACTCGGATTCGAGAAACTGCGCACCGCTGGCGTGCAAGTCGAAGTCGGAGCCTTGGAAGAAGAAGCTCGTCGCCTGAATGAAGCCTTCGCCCGCTACATCCGCCACGGCACGCCACTGGTAACTCTGAAAGCCGCCATGACGCTCGACGGCAAAATCGCGCCGCCGCCAGCCGAAGAATTAAACCGAGCCGAAGGAGTTCCCCCCGGCGGATGGGTGACCAGCGAAGTCGCCCGCGCCCACGTGCAGGAATTGCGGCACGAGAACGACGCGCTCATGGTTGGCGCAGGCACAATTCTTTCCGACAATCCCCTGCTCACCGATCGCAGCGGGAGGCCGCGCCGACGCTCTCTGCTCCGCGTGATTCTCGATTCGCGCCTCCGCCTGCCGCTCGATTCCAGAATCGTTCGCAACGCCGCTGCCGAACGAAAAGATGATGTGCTGGTCTTCTGCTCCTCCGCCGACCCGCAGAAAAAAGTCGAACTTGAGCAACTTGGAATTCGTGTGGAGACCGTTCCCGCCGCTAGTCCCGACGGACGCCCGGATCTCACCGCTATTCTTCGGCGCCTCGGCCAGTTAGAAATGAACTCGGTCATGATCGAAGGCGGAGCAATCGTCAACTGGACCGCCCTCGCAGCCAACGCCGTCGACAAGGTCTTCCTGTATTACGCTCCCAGGATTCTTGCCGGGACAGGCTCGATTCCCTTCGCCTCCGGAGCCGGATTCCACCACATGAGCCAGGCCGCGCAGGTCAAGAACGTCCACCTCCATCGCTTCGGCGAAGATTTCGCAGTAGAAGGATACTTGCGCGATCCCTACGGCGAATAA